GGAAAAATGGTTGTCTAGTAAATAATTGGCAAAAGCACCCATGACCCAAATTATCTCCTAAACTGCTTCAAATCATCTACTCTTTTGGTGTGAACGCTTCACATCCATGGTAGCAAATTCTATATTTGCGCCATGAACAAGAAGGTAATACTAATGATACTAGACGGCTGGGGAATCGGTACTAATCCCGAGGTGTCTGCGATAAACAGTGCAAAAACTCCATTCATAGATTCTATGTATGAGAAATTTGCCCATAGCAAACTGGAAGCATCTGGATTGGCAGTAGGCCTGCCAGAAGGTCAGATGGGAAACTCCGAAGTAGGACATATGAACATCGGCGCTGGTCGAGTAGTATACCAGGATCTGGTAAGACTCAATAAAGCTGCAGAAGAAGGTTCATTAGCAAAAAACGAGACTTTGTTGGAGGCATTTGAATATGCCAAAAGCAATGGTAAAAAAGTTCACTTTATCGGACTGGTATCTGACGGGGGTATTCATGCTCACATCAATCACCTGAAGGCACTTTGTGATGGAGCTGCAGCTCAGGGATTAGACAATGTTTTTGTTCATGCTTTCACTGATGGTCGTGACACAGACCCGAAGAGTGGAAAAAAATATTTGACCGATCTACAGAATCATCTGGATAAAACAACTGGCGAAATTGCCTCTATTACAGGTAGGTATTATGCCATGGACCGAGACAAAAGATGGGAAAGAGTAAAACTCGCCTATGATGCCATGGTCAACGGAATCGGAAAAGAAAGCAGTGATGTACTAGCTGCCATTGATGAATCATATACCGCTGACGTAACGGACGAGTTCATCAAACCAATCGTAAAGGTAGACGCATCTGGCAATCCGGTTGGAAAAATTGAGGAAGGTGATGCAGTGATTTGCTTTAACTTCCGTACAGATAGAGGCCGTCAGATTACTGAAGCCTTGACTCAGAAGGATTTTCCAGAAGCTGGAATGAAAAAACTAGCCCTTAAATACTACACCATGACCAACTACGACGACACTTTCGAAGGAGTAACGGTGATGTACGATAAGGACAATCTGAAAAACACGCTTGGCGAAGTATTGGCCAATGCTGGAAAGAAACAAATCCGAATCGCAGAGACAGAAAAGTACCCTCACGTGACTTTCTTCTTCTCTGGTGGACAAGAAGAACAGTTCGAAGGCGAAACCAGATTGCTATGTCCTTCTCCTAAAGTAGCTACCTACGATCTACAACCAGAAATGAGCGCTGCAGATATCAGAGACAAAATCAATCCTGAACTGGAAAAAGGTGAAGTAGACTTCGTTTGTCTGAACTTTGCCAACCCGGACATGGTAGGACACACAGGTGTATTCGAGGCTGCAGTTAAAGCATGTGAAACCGTAGATGCATGTGCACAGTCAGTGGTAGAAACAGCACAAGCCAATGGATACTCTGCGATTATCATCGCGGACCACGGCAACTCAGACATCATGGTCAATGCGGACGGTAGCCCTAATACTGCTCACACGACCAATTTGGTTCCTTGTATCTTCGTTGACAATGACATCAAAGATCCAGTTAAGGATGGTAAATTGGGTGACTTGGCACCAACGATTCTCAAAATGATCGGTGTGGATATACCAGCGGATATGACTGGAGACATCTTGATCTAAAGAATAATTAAGGTTAATAAAAAGCCGAGGCAATTTGCTTCGGCTTTTTTATTGCTCTTTTGAAATAGAAAGTTTCTTCTTAAGCCTTATATGAAACGAGGCTCCACGTCCCAATCTGGATTCGATACTGATTTTTCCTTGTATCTTTTCAACCAATGTTTTAACTATTGATAACCCTAGTCCAGTTGAATTCTCTCCTCCCGTCGGCTGAGCAGACAATTTCTTAAACCTCTTAAAAGCATTAGCAATATCGTCTTCTGACAAACCTGGACCTTGATCAATCACGCTAATGGTGACCTCATCTGTGGCTTCAAAAAGGACGACTTTAATTTTACTGTTGTAAGGTGAAAATTTGATGGCATTGGAAATCAAATTGTCCATAATACGAGAAAGATTCACCTGATCTGATTCAAGGTAAATTTCATTGTCGTTGGCATGCATCTCAAACGAAATACTTTTTCGCTCTGCATATGAGGTGTGTATTTCTAAAATTTCAGCAATCAGGCTATTCAAATGAATATCTTCCAAATTGATATTGGTGCCACTTTCAAATCGTGATAGGTTCACCATATCGCTGATCAATGAATCCCCTCCCTCCAGAACCTGAAAAGCCTTGCTCAAGAGCATATCTTGCTCCTCGTTCAAAGGCCCCGAATCCTTCATTAAAACCATCAGTGCCTTGACGTTATTTAAAGGAGAACGCAGATCATGAGCCACTATAGCCATTAAATTCTTTTGCTCATTATAAGACTCTGTTATCTCTGCGTTTTTCTGAGCGATCAGATCATGACTTTTTCTGAGCTGTGCCGACTGCTTGGATAATTGCAGATTGAAACGCTTTTTTGACAAATTCTTTCTCCAAAAAATAAAGGTCGAAATCATCATAAGTATGACCAATATCGCGGCTAAAAAAATGATGTAGCGCTGATTCTTATTTTCAACTTCCCGAAAAGCAATCTCATCAAGTTGTTTTCTGGATTGAAACTGCATTTCTAATTTTTCAATCGTTTCCTGTTTCCCTTCCGAAAATATCTCATCATTCAACAAATCATATTCTCTATGGTACTTCAGCGCCATTTCATAATGCGCCATCGCTTCATACAACTGGCTCAATTGGCCATATGCATTCCTCAGATCTACTTTACTCTCAATTTCCTTCGATAGTTCTAAGCTCAAATTGACATAGTACAAGGCCGAATCATAGTCTTGCTGGCCCTGCATTACCTTATTGAGATGGTTATAGGCACTCACCATATACACTTTGTAGTTCATCTCCTCAAAGTATTGAAGGGCGGCCTTCATACTATGTATCGAAGCATCAGGTTCGTTAAGTTCATCTTGGAGTAGAGCCAGATTGGCATAAGCCAGGGCGACCCCTTTGTCATAGCCCGCTTTTCTAAATTCATCGATGGCTCTATAGATAAGCGGTATGGCCTCCTCAAAATATTGCTGATAAATGGAACTATCACTTCTTTCTATCGCATGCCATCCTTGCTCTATTAACAGGGCAGCTCGATCGTTGTAGGCATTGCCCAGCATAATGGTATCTCCCAAAGACCGGGCGATCTGCATTTCTCGCTCATAATAATCTCCAGCCAGCTGAAAACTATTTCGTGAAGACTGAACCTGACCCAATTTTTGATAAATTTTAAAGAGCTCCGCTTTATCCTGAGTTTTTTCAAAATAGCCAAGTGCCTTATGAAAATAAATCTCTGCCGAATCAAGCTCCCCCTTATCCAAATAAATTATTCCGAGTATTTGATAGGCTCGATTCAAGCCTTTTTGATAATCTAGTTCTTGAGATAAGCGAATAGACTCCCGCAATTTTTCCAACGCCTCGTGTTTGTCCCCATAACTCAACTCAAAGACCAGGTGATTGAGGGCATCTACTTTTTCTGAGGAATTGGGAAGAGAATTTGATGCATTGCGAAGACTATCAATCCATGTTGATTGAGAAAAAGCAGTTGAAAAACTCGACAAGAAGAATAAAAGCAATATGCATCTCTTCATAATTGAAAAGATACATATTTTTCTAATTGAACAAAGCCTAAAATTTAATCAGACCTCAATCAATTTCCACTTTCCTTTTCTAAACCAATAGATGCAGGCCATGGCATGTAATCCAAAAGCAACCGAAACAGAGACTATCGCGCCTGGAAACCCAAAATCCATATAAATAGCTAAAAAATAAGCCAATGGAATTTGAATCAACCAGAAAAAGAGCACATTCATGATCGTTGGTGTCTTGGTATCACCTGCGCCATTGAATCCCTGACTGATCACCATACCATATGCAAAAGTAATGTAGCCTACACAGATGATTCGAAGTGCAAGGGAACCATGCTCCACAGCAACAGCATCTGTGGTAAATATGGCTACAAACTCAGGCGCCATGATGAAAAACAAAACTGACACACAAAACAAAAACCCCGTATTGAGGTGTGCTGTGATCCATACAGAACGTTCCGCACGATCAGGCTTTTTAGCTCCCAAATTTTGCCCAACCAGGGTAGCTGCCGCATTGGCCATTCCCCATGAAGGTAGAATGGTGAATATGATGATCCTGAAGGCAATCGTATAACCCGCCAGGGCAGCAGAGCCAAATTCGCTAATAATACGCACGAGGAATAACCAGCTGGCAGACTCTATCAAGAACTGCCCCATACCTCCCATGGCGATACCAAAGATATTTTTTACAGTACTCCATCTGAGTCTGATATTATCTACTCCTAGTTGAATGATTCTTTCACCTCCTAGCAATCCGAATAGCTGGTAGAACACACCCAAAGAGCGACCAATGGTGGTAGCAATGGCAGCACCCTCTACTCCAAATGCCGGAACAGGACCCAAACCAAATATGAAAATCGGATCAAGGATAATATTGAATCCATTGGCAATCCAGAGCGAGCGCATCGCCATAGATGCATCTCCTGCTCCCCGATAGATGGCATTGATCAGGAACAAAAGCATGATACATAGATTACCTCCCAGCATCACCCTGGTGTATCCAAAACCATTGGCGATCAGTTTTTCAGATCCTCCCATCAATCGGAGAATATCCTCTGCATAAACGATCCCAACTATGGAAATGACTATTGATAGCACAGCAGCTATCGCTATGGCCTGAAAAGCCGCATCACCCGCGCGCTTATATTCCTTCTCGCCTACTCGACGAGAAACAACCGCAGTAGCTGCCATGCTCAAACCGATGGCAATAGAGTAAACGATCATCATCACAGACTCAGTAAGACCAACGGTCGCTACAGCGTCCACGCTGACTTTGCCTACAAAGTAGACGTCCACTACTGCAAACAATGCCTCCATGATCATCTCCAGCACCATAGGTACCGAAAGCAAGAAGATGGCTTTGTTGATGCTACCAGTAGTAAATTCGGTTTCTTCCCCCTTCAAGGCGAGAAAAAAGTAATGATAGGCTTTTCTTATAGATTGAATGAAATGTGTCAAGGTTGTAAATGTTAAATGTAAAAAAAGAAACTATTGCAGCGTCTGGGATTAGACGCAGGTGCAGTTGACGGACTTCTTTTTTACAATTAACATGACACTATTATTTTAATAAGTGCCGCAAGGTA
This is a stretch of genomic DNA from Reichenbachiella ulvae. It encodes these proteins:
- a CDS encoding MATE family efflux transporter; amino-acid sequence: MTHFIQSIRKAYHYFFLALKGEETEFTTGSINKAIFLLSVPMVLEMIMEALFAVVDVYFVGKVSVDAVATVGLTESVMMIVYSIAIGLSMAATAVVSRRVGEKEYKRAGDAAFQAIAIAAVLSIVISIVGIVYAEDILRLMGGSEKLIANGFGYTRVMLGGNLCIMLLFLINAIYRGAGDASMAMRSLWIANGFNIILDPIFIFGLGPVPAFGVEGAAIATTIGRSLGVFYQLFGLLGGERIIQLGVDNIRLRWSTVKNIFGIAMGGMGQFLIESASWLFLVRIISEFGSAALAGYTIAFRIIIFTILPSWGMANAAATLVGQNLGAKKPDRAERSVWITAHLNTGFLFCVSVLFFIMAPEFVAIFTTDAVAVEHGSLALRIICVGYITFAYGMVISQGFNGAGDTKTPTIMNVLFFWLIQIPLAYFLAIYMDFGFPGAIVSVSVAFGLHAMACIYWFRKGKWKLIEV
- the gpmI gene encoding 2,3-bisphosphoglycerate-independent phosphoglycerate mutase; the protein is MNKKVILMILDGWGIGTNPEVSAINSAKTPFIDSMYEKFAHSKLEASGLAVGLPEGQMGNSEVGHMNIGAGRVVYQDLVRLNKAAEEGSLAKNETLLEAFEYAKSNGKKVHFIGLVSDGGIHAHINHLKALCDGAAAQGLDNVFVHAFTDGRDTDPKSGKKYLTDLQNHLDKTTGEIASITGRYYAMDRDKRWERVKLAYDAMVNGIGKESSDVLAAIDESYTADVTDEFIKPIVKVDASGNPVGKIEEGDAVICFNFRTDRGRQITEALTQKDFPEAGMKKLALKYYTMTNYDDTFEGVTVMYDKDNLKNTLGEVLANAGKKQIRIAETEKYPHVTFFFSGGQEEQFEGETRLLCPSPKVATYDLQPEMSAADIRDKINPELEKGEVDFVCLNFANPDMVGHTGVFEAAVKACETVDACAQSVVETAQANGYSAIIIADHGNSDIMVNADGSPNTAHTTNLVPCIFVDNDIKDPVKDGKLGDLAPTILKMIGVDIPADMTGDILI
- a CDS encoding ATP-binding protein, producing MKRCILLLFFLSSFSTAFSQSTWIDSLRNASNSLPNSSEKVDALNHLVFELSYGDKHEALEKLRESIRLSQELDYQKGLNRAYQILGIIYLDKGELDSAEIYFHKALGYFEKTQDKAELFKIYQKLGQVQSSRNSFQLAGDYYEREMQIARSLGDTIMLGNAYNDRAALLIEQGWHAIERSDSSIYQQYFEEAIPLIYRAIDEFRKAGYDKGVALAYANLALLQDELNEPDASIHSMKAALQYFEEMNYKVYMVSAYNHLNKVMQGQQDYDSALYYVNLSLELSKEIESKVDLRNAYGQLSQLYEAMAHYEMALKYHREYDLLNDEIFSEGKQETIEKLEMQFQSRKQLDEIAFREVENKNQRYIIFLAAILVILMMISTFIFWRKNLSKKRFNLQLSKQSAQLRKSHDLIAQKNAEITESYNEQKNLMAIVAHDLRSPLNNVKALMVLMKDSGPLNEEQDMLLSKAFQVLEGGDSLISDMVNLSRFESGTNINLEDIHLNSLIAEILEIHTSYAERKSISFEMHANDNEIYLESDQVNLSRIMDNLISNAIKFSPYNSKIKVVLFEATDEVTISVIDQGPGLSEDDIANAFKRFKKLSAQPTGGENSTGLGLSIVKTLVEKIQGKISIESRLGRGASFHIRLKKKLSISKEQ